AACACGGGAGAAACACGACGCGCGATTTGCGCGAGATCATTCAAGGTTAATAACGCTAATAATAAGTGGCCAGAACGAATGCGTGTGGTTTGCCTATCCAAAGAAGCAATCAACCACGCTTGCTTAAATAGCACCGGTAAACGAGAAGAAAACACAGGGGTGCGGCTATTGCCCGTACGAAAACTTTTCAGCTCACGGTTCAGGTCTTGCTCCAAGGGCTCTAGGCTCACACGGCTATAGCGCGCTATCACAGCAATATCGTTTTGTGGCTCTTCTAACAGCGCTAAAAATAAGTGCTCTAAATCCACCTCATAATGCCCCTGCGCCATACACAAGTTAGCGGCACGCTCGGTGGCACGGCGGCAAGTATCGTTGAGCTTACTGATTAAGGTTTTCAAATTGATACTCATCCAGTGAGTCCTTCTCGTTATTAAGTAATCGTATTAATGAAATAGTTAGCGCCCTTGCGATCTTTTTTGCTTGGCTCTGAGCATAAGTAGCTATCGTATCCCAAGCGAGTACCAAGCTCGCCTGACAAGCTAATCTGTCGTATGCTTTCTTTTTTCAAAACTAATTGAATGTGGTACTCAAGAGTAAGCCCGGTTAGTAATGTAACCCACTTTTTTAGGGCTTCTGCTGCCTCAGCACCTGGTAAAAATTGGTTGAACTGTGAAGAGGCTATAGGGCCAATCCATAAACGCAATCGCAAGTCACGTTGCCACACTTGCGCCCCCAGCAATGCACTCTTACCCAACTGCACATTAGCAGCACCCAATTTAGATCGCTGCGCTTCCGGAATGTCATACCAAGCCCCTACAAACTGCTCTACTCTGACAGGCACAGCAAAATGCTCCTGCAAAACTCGCTCAATAGTACTGGCTGCTACCGGTTTTTCTGTGAAAACTCCCGCATAATATGCAAGTGATTGCTCAAATACGTTGCCTTTAGTTGTACTTAACCCTTGTAATGAGTTTTTTGATGCTAACCCAACCAGTGCCAGCAGTAACTGCAAGCTAGGTTTTTCATCATTCATCTCATATTGGATGTCTAATCGATATTTTTTCCAAGCCTCATAAAATAAAGCCACTGCGCGATTCGTAAAAATATCTAGAAAAGCCCTAGCGGTAGGATCTCTTTGGTATAGCTCTCTGCTACTCAGCTTTTCCGTATAGCCAGCTGGCAAAACCCCTTGCACCCCGAGCATGCCCATAAAAGCTGGCGTTATTTCTACCGTACTCACCTCACTCGGATCGTTGGCAACAGCTTCTGTGCTACTAAAAGCTGCGAGCTTCTCTATTTCACTAGCGGGAAAGCTCATGCTTAGCGTGTTATTAAAACGCAATCGCTTTGAAAGTATGTCTTGCTTTCTCACGCCGTTATGTGCAAGCAAATGCTCTAGCACGCGCACCGCTTGAAAAAAATGAAAACGGTATGGCTCCTTCAGCAAGCGGCTTGCTACACTAGGATCGATTCGCCGCTGCGCACTGGACATCGCACAAGCTCCTCTTCAGTATTGCTTGAAATTAATACTAGCTGTGTGAAGCTATTAGCTTGGCCATATAAAGCAAAAAACTGCTCTAACACCTTAGTAAACACATAGATTCCACTACCGATAAAGTGGCTTTCATCAATAGTTAGACGAATCTCAACACCACGAACGATGCTGCCAAATGGTTTTCCTGAGAGCCAAGTTGTAGCTGGACTATGTTCTAATCCTACTATGCCATCAATTTGACTTGCTGAAGTAGTGGAACGGGGTAAATCATAAAGACGTAACATTTCACGCAAAGCGCTAACGCCACCTTTTAATAAAGATATTTGGTTAAGAGAGATATGTGAAATTAAACGCCATTGATTCCCTCCCTCACTATCAAAGCGCCATGAGCGAGTTGGCTTGCGTAATAAACTAATAGAGCGAGCCAATGAGCCACCTTCCATAACTAAGTCACCTCCCTGTATTCCATAAGCTAGCTGAGAAGGCAAGTCACGGTTTGTACAAGTTACATCGCAACTGAGTATTTCTATAGAGGGGGTGGTAGGGTCAAACGCAATATCCACCATGGATAACTCCATTTCATATCCAGGATTCTTGTGTGCGACTTCATGGTTGCGCCTTGCTACCCAATAGCTTTCATTAGCATCTGGAGCTTCACCATGCTGCAATGAATAGAACGGTGGGTACTCAATTACTTCATCACCTTTTTGGGTTTTACGAATACAAGATACATGATCAATAGAGTGAATCTCGTAAGCCCAAGCTCTACGAGAGTCTGCCACAATCGGATAACTGCTTTTCGTTTGACTTACATGGATAGGATCTGAAGCCTGAGAAAAAAGGTTTACCACTGGGCTACAAGATTGTTTAAAATTATCTTTGGTAAGCACATCCATCAACCGTGCTTCAACAGAATCTGGCGCTATATCTTTTAGTATAAAATGAAGGCTAAACTCCCGCCCCACTCGGTCTTTAAAGCTACTGAGATCCAGATCAAAAAAACCAAACTTTTCTGGGAATGCAAAGTATTCAGTTAACAATCTAAAAGCTGGCTGTGAACGTGCCGGAAAATCTATTAATGATTCATTTTCAGACATTCCAACAAGAGTTAATGGGTTATCAGATAAGGCTAACCACGAGTCTTTACCTATCTCAGGCTCTACGAATACTTGTTGAACATTAAGCATTAAGGCATCACGGAGAACAGCGCACAGCGAAGGCTCCCCATCTATAAATAAGCGTATGGTCTCTTGCCCCAACGCAGTCAGAGAAGCAGTTTGTCCTTGGAGAGAAAAACGTACACTTATTTGCGCCCCAGCTTGAGCAGACAAAGAAATAGCTGTTGGTACTTTAGCAATCGGTAAAAACTTCACAGCCGAGATCAATAATGGCGAGAGTTGTACATCGTAAGCGGTACGAAAGCGGCACTGAACACCATTGACTGGACGACTCAGTACTTCAGTACCTCTAGGCACTTGCACTATAGAAGTTAGCTTAGCTGCTGTGTTACCCAAATCAAAATGGGCTATCGAACAAGCAGGAAAAGGGCGTAGATAATGCGGGTATAAAACATCTAACAAAGATTCTGTTAGCTCAGGATAACTGTCTTCGATTTTCTTGGAAATACGAGCCCCCATTAATGCAAATGCTTCTATTAGATGCTCTACATGCGGGTCTTCACTAGTACCTGGTGCCATTAAAAGGCGCCCTGCTATTTTAGGATAGCGCTTAGCAAAATCGCGCGAATAATGACGCAAAAAAGCTAACTCGCGTTCATAATAAGGGAGTAAATCTTCCATGAGGCACACTCAATCAATAAAATCAAAAAAACGGCAGTAACAATTTAACTTAGGCGCAACCCAGTCTCAGTTGCTAGCCGTGGCCCGACGTCCTCTACTGATGGAATATTGCAGCGTCGTTGGCTGAAGCACTGCGTCAAAACTGATTGGCTCGTGCGACGGATGCATGAGTAATAGTGCGTTGATGGAGAAACGTAATGCACCGGCAGACTGCAAATCTTGTTGTAAATCAACGCGCACCTCTTTCAATCTTCTCTCATGACGTGCAAGCGCCTGCTCTAAAGAGCGGCACATATAATCTCGATCGAAAGAACTCGCAAGACTTAAATTAGAAAAATCGTGTATACCATAAGTTATTAAAGACCTCTGACACTCAGGATAGTTTTCGAGTATTCTTTCATCGTGCACACAGCGATTATTCAATAAGCTTTCAATATCCCTAGCAACAGACTCTTTGAATTCTTCTATAGATAAACGCTTAAAAATATCTTTTTTAACATGTTTGATATCATCATCAAACAATTTATCTAACAAACTCGGCTCTACACCTCGCATACTGTCCTGTCCGTTTTAGATTGCTTTTTTGAATACTAAAATAAGGCGCTGACAGCGTCAGCACCTTATAATAGAACTTAGGCTGTGAACGTTTTGTCGTTCTTGGTCAAGCTCCAAGCACCTTGTGCTGTACCACCAGAACCACCCTCGCTCTTCTGCTGCGTGTATTTCCATTGAATAGCAGCATACTTTAAGCCGAATTTTTCAACGGGAAGCCCTTCACCCTCAACTGCAGGCGCAACACTAGAGATAATAGCGTTTTTTAGCTTCACTTCGAGATACTTCACACGTGCACCGTCACCGTCTGCACGCATAAAATCGATAGTGATCTCTTTAAAGGTTTGACCACTTGAGCATGCTTGATATAGCTGTGGGCTAACTAAATCTAACTCCTTCTCAAATACCATATCCTCATGCTCACAACGTTCTGCAGTATGACCACCAGCAGAGCTTGATGTAGCAGATTTAGGTTGAGAAATAGCATGCGACCAAGAGTTTACCTCTATCCAGCCAGCATGATCTTTATCATTAGACTCACCTTTAATGTTTGGGCCATCAAATTTTACATATATGTCTTTCATTATCATTCCTTATAAAGAAAGATATTTTAGTCAGTGGTAACCTACGTCACCCCCATAAGTGCTAGTCATAATTGACAGCACATTTGCCAATGCTTTCGGATATTATCCTTTAGCAGACGCTGGCAAATCCGCAACCAAGCGCAGTGAGACAGAAAGCTCATTGAGCTGGTAATGTGGCTGCAGGAACGCAACTGCACGATAAACCCCAGGGCGTCCTGGCACTTCTGTTACTTGAATTTCAGCTTCACGCAATGGGAATTGTGCTTTAGCTTCTTGTGTCGCGTTATCGTCAAGCAAAACATATTGAGCAATCCAGTTATTTAAGAAAGCCTCAACATTAGATGCAGAAGCAAAACTGCCTATCTTATCTCGCATCATTGCCTTTAAATAATGAGCCACACGCGATACAGCGAAAATATACTGTAACTGTGCTGATAGTTCAGCGTTCGCATTAGCAGAGTCTGTATTATATTGGCGGGGCTTTTGTACTGACTGGGCACCAAAAAAAGCAGCATAATCCGTATCTTTACAGTGCACCAAAGGAATAAAACCTAAGTCGCTTAATTCCTTTTCTCGGCGATCCGTAATAGCAACTTCGGTTGGGCATTTAAGAGCAACCTCGCCATCATCAGTACGGAAAGTGTGCGCTGGTAGCCCCTCAACCAAACCACCACCCTCCACACCACGTATAGCTGCGCACCATCCAAAATCAGCAAAAGCGTTGGTTAAACGAGCCCCAAAAGCATATGCGGTGTTACACCAAAGATATTTAGAGTGATCAGTACCATCCACATCCTCAACGAAATTAAAGCCTTCTGTAGCCAAGCCATCCACTGGATCGTAAGGTAAACGCCCCAAAAAACGGGGTAATGTTAAGGCTACGTAGCGACTATCTTCAGTGTCACGAAACGACTTCCACTTAGCATACTCAACAGTATCGAACACTTTAGCTAAATCACGTGGCTTACCCAGATCTGTAAAAGTCTCTAGACCTAAAAAGCTTGGATCTGCAGCACTAATAAAGGGAGCATGAGCCGCAGCAGCAACATGAGACATTTGTTCAATAAAGTACATGTCTTCTGGCTGGCGACCAATATCATAATCACCTAATAGAGCACCAAATGGTGCCCCACCAAAGGTGCCGAATTCTTCTTCATAGATTTTTTTAAATACAGAGCTTTGATCAAATTCAAGTGCTGAACGAAAATCTTTATTTAACTCTTGTTTTGTTGCATTCAGCACTTTGATTTTAAGCATAGTTCCTGTTGAGGTTTGATCAACAAGATATTTCAAACCTCTCCAGCTTGACTCTAACTTTTGGAATTCAGGTGCGTGCATCACTTCATTAAGTTGGCTAGAAATCAGTCGATCTAACTCTGCAATCCTTGCGTCAAGTGTGCGGCTTAAATTGTCGGATACTGCCACCGAACCTTCTAGCACCTCACGTGCAAGAACAGAAATGATATCTTTTGCACGCTCACGCTCCGCATCACTTTTAGCTACACGACTATTTTCAACAATTTCATCAAGCAGACCACTTTCTTGAGCGGGTTCTAAGACAGCATTCGTTTCAGTCGTTTGCGTGCTCATTCCTCTTCTCCATTTTGCTGCTCAACCTCTGCAGTCAACTGCTGAAGCTTCTCGGTATTAACCAACACTTCATTTAAGATATCTTCTAGCTTTTCACTACCTGCCATTTTATTACGTAAATCTGCCAATTTACTTCTTGCTTCTTGTAATTTACGCAACGGCTCAACTTGTTGCACAACAGCTTCAGGGGAAAAGTCTTCGATTGACTCAAAGCTTAGCTCTACCTTTATCTCTCCCTCGCCTGTTAAGGTGTTTTTAACCTTGTACGCAGCACGCGGGGTCATGCCCTTCATTACTTCATTGAAGTCATCAGGATCAATATTGACAAACTTTCTATCTCGCAATCGCGGCAATGGTTGCTCGGGATTGCCACTAAAATCTCCCAGCACCCCTACAACAAAAGGGAGTTCTTTTTGCTCTATTGCATCACCCACTTCAACATCGTAAGTGATTTGCACCCTAGGCGGCCGTACCTTTTGCAAGCGCTTCTGAGTGCTTTCCTTTTTCGCCATTTTAAATCTCCTATGTATTTCTTCCTTGTTATGTAAGTTAGTTTTGAGGCAAGAACTCAAATGGATTCGAATAGTTGGCTGCACCTTCAGCCTGTTTTTGTGATGGCTCAATTTTACGCTGTACGGCCGCTTTTTTAGAGCTGACTGCAGATCGTCTAGGAATGCGGCTCTTTTTAGTTGGCAAAGCTTTCACTTCAAGAGTAACAACATCTTCACCTAAGATCGCTCGAATTTTTTCAGCCAACACTTTTGCATCATCCTTAGTGGTTCCTTGCAAACCACTACCATCATGCAAACGCTCAAGCCCGCTTATAGTGACACGCAAACCAGACGCAACAAGAATTGCTTCTACTTCCTGTTTACTGTCAGTATCACTAGGTTCTCTTTCTAACGCCTCACTAGCCATCACGATAGCTTGCCCATAATTCCCGCGGGAAAACTCTATACCCGCCAGACGCACCCAAGGCTCAGCCCTAATAGGATTGACTTCTGTAGCTTTAAGATAGCTTTCTTTAGCTTCTTGGAAGTCTTTAATGTCCTCTTTAGCTTGAGCATTGCTCATTGCACTTTCATAGCTTTCCTTCCAGCCTGATTTACTAGCGCAGCCAGAGATCCCTAATAGGGTACACACAAACAAAGCGCATAACCGCCCTACGTTTTTTTGAACCATAACAATACTCATCCCTCATTAAATAGCCAGTCGATGATACTGAAAGTCTCAATAATGATAAAGCAAAGCAATGTCATCCAGCATAATGCATAGACTTAACAACATCTACTAAATATAAAAACTTTACAAGGTATAAGAAAGATATAAATGCTTCATTGCTTGCGAACCTCAGCCGCTTACCTAGCCACTGCCTTGATTTAGATCGCTAACTCATCCAAACTACCGATGAATTATGCTGCAACAAATATAAAGTGAGCTAGTATAATCACGTGAAACACCGACATATAACACAACCTCTCCCAGAACAACAAGGACGTTTATATTATGAGAACCCTATCACTAATACTAAAACTAGCAACTTTGACACTCCTCTCAACCGCATGCTCCATCAAACCAGCACCAAACTCAGCAGTAACTCTCTCTACAACTGAACTCCCCACCACCGAAAACGAGGCTAAGCTCTTCTCGCGAGCCCTAGAAAAAATCGGAATTGGAAAGTCACCTCTAAAAAAATCTAATAGGTTTAATTTACAAATTTTCACCGCTAAGAACTTAAATGCCGGCAAGGAAAAAGAATCTTTACCACTGGTGCTCAAAACATATTTGCTGACTTCTCCCGAAGCGTTTGAATCACTTCCTTTCGAAGCATTTCTAAATAATGAAACTATAGAGCATGCGCTAGAAGACACCCTCATAATGCAACGAGAAGCCATCCTAATGCCAGGACAGTTCTACGAGGCAACAGTACTATTACCTACTGAGGCACACTACATAAGTTTCGTAGCTCTTTTCAGGCACCCCTCTCCTCAACGCTGGCGCTTTACTTACAATATTCGCTCTTCAATCAAGTCGGGCATCCAACTGGGAGTGCATGCTTGCTCACTTAGCTCAAACTCTGGCCTACTTATTAATACTCTTTCTGCGCCTGCACACCTAATTTCTATGGACAAATGCGCAGATAACGGCCTGCCGTCTTTACAACAGCAATTAGATCAATCACGATAAACTTTATTTATTACGAGGCAACACTTAAGTGAATCAGCATTCAAAACCATTTTGGGGAGAAGGACTTTTTCTGTGCCCACAACATTTCCAACAACAAGACGCCTATCACGAAACGAGGCTGCATGAGGTTAGTCGCATTATACAGCCCTTCCTATGGGGATTACGCTCTGCTCGCTTTGATTTAAACAGTTTAAACTCTGGAAGCTTAAGAGCCGTTGAGCTTTCTGTTGTATTCCCTGATGGCGAACTCTACAGCGCACCATATAAAGACGAATTACCAAGTCCCTTATCTTTAGACAAACTACCTAGCGGCACCCAAAAAACAACAATCTATCTTGCGCTACCATTACTTAAAGATCACGGTCGAAACTGTACTAATGATCCAGCTGACCTATCTTCTCGTTATGTCGTAAATAACTTATCAATTAGCGACACCTTTTCAGAGGCAGCCAATGCAGATGTTGCATTTCTTTATAAGGCGGTACGCCTAGTCACTAGCGAACAACCTCTGGATGCTTACGTAACGGTACCATTAGCACGCTTAAAGCGAACAAGCACCGGAAATTTCGAATTTGAAAACACTTTTATCCCCCCCCTTATAAACTTGAGCGCTTCTGAGCATCTACTTTCACAGTTAAGAGCTTTATTAGACGCTCTTCAAGCTCGAGCAGATATACTGTATGCTTTGTTCAGCAGGCCCAATGAAAGTATCGTTGAATTTCGTTCAGGAGATATGGCTTCTTTTTGGTTGTTACACTCTATTAATGCTGCCTTTGCAACTCTCAACCACTTTTACCGCCATCCTAGCGCTACGCCAGAGCAACTACATATTGAATTATCACGCATCGCGGGAGCGCTACTGTCTTTCAGCACCACTTACACACTACAAGACTTGCCTACTTATCAACACGAACAGCCAAACATAAGCTTTGATAAACTCTTTAAGATTATTAACTCTCAAATTAATACAGTTTTTTCTGAGAATTATATGGTCATTAGTTTAAAAGAAAATAAGCCTTCTTATTATACTGGAAACCTCGAAGCACAATTATTAAGTAAAGGCATCGCTGTATACCTAGCGATTCAAGCAGACCTTTCTGCAACCGAACTCATAGAAAAAATTCCGCAACTCCTTAAAATTGGCTCACCTGAGGATGTTGAAAACATTGTGCTCTCTGCCTTGCCTGGCATTCGTTTAACACACGCCACACAAATTCCAGCTGCAATTCCTGTTAAACCCAAAAGCACTTATTTTTTACTTGAAACCTCCGGCACACTATATGAGCGCCTGCTTCAGGCGAATGCTATTACTATTTATGCGCCGAAAGGCATCCCTAATCTAGAAATTGAACTAATGGCGATCACCCCATGAATATGCTCTATGCCACCACCCAGAACGCTACTGAAACTATCAAGCATAACTTAACTGACTTAATGTTCGATGGGTTTTACATGCTGCTTTTAATCAAGCAAGGCCAAACGCCGAAAACAATGCAGCCTTTCTTAGAGGCTGTACAGAGTTTTCTTCAGGAGTTTGAAAAAAAGGCCCTTAAGCAAGGCTTTGAATATCAAGATATACATGCAACAAAATATGCTTTCTGCGCCACTGTAGATGAAACCATTCTTCATTCCGATTGCAGTTTTAAAGAGGAATGGGGCTGCAATCCATTACAACTTATATCATTTGGCGACCACCTAGCTGGGGAGAATTTCTTTACTCATTTAGAAGAGTTGCGCGCACAAGGCGCTTCGCGATTACCCGCACTGGAAGTCTACCATTTTTGTTTACTACTAGGCTTTAAAGGTAAATATTTTATTGAAGGAACAGAAAAACTACATTATCTAAAAGCTCGCCTAGGTGACGAACTTATCTATTTAAAGGGCAATCGCTCAGCTTTTGCCCCTCACTGGCAAAGACCCGATACAGTTAGCCACAAATTAAGACGAAATTTACCGATCTGGGCAGCCACCATCTTACTAGGAGTCATTTGCTTTATAAGCTATTTTTTTCTAAGTTTAACCATGCGAAACATCACCGAGCAACAATTAGCCGCTTATGAAAATATAATACAAACGCCCAGCAAAATTGCTAGAGTTCATATAACACTCCCGTAAAGATGTTGCACCTCATTTAAAATATTGAAGTTAAAGCAACTTAGCTACCCTCAGATGCTTTCGCACATTCAGCTATCTCATCGGCCATAACTAAGCATAGTTGCCGCCTACACAACATGCCCGCTTTAGTATTTGCAGCTGGGCATTCAGCCAAATCCCTGATATGCTCATATTTTTTTGCTTTAAGTACATTTTCACTAGGCCTGATCTCAGGTTCCTTCTGCCTAACAAACTCTAAAAGCTCCGCTAACAAGCTTTCTTCTGTAAGCAATTCTTGCGTAGTTTCTACCTGCTCAACCTGAGAATAAGAATCTCTCTTAACTGGCTTCTGAAACAACTCCGTCTCTCTTTTAGGTATCAACTCGACTAACACAAGCTCCGTATTCATGCTCTTAGTAATCTTTCTTTCCGGCCCCTGCAAAAGAGTAGAGGCTATACTTGCAGTGCTCCGCTCAGATTCAGGTAAATGAGAGCTCGAAAATAAAGCAATCTCCTCTGCTCCGCCAGAAACTTCCCCCTTATTCCAGACAAGTAATTTACTCAATAAAAAGAAAAGAATAAGAAAAAACGCCCCAAAAAAAATCAGCCGAATAGGGCGATGACGCTCAACAGCCACATCGTCGAAGCTATCTTTTACTGCAACCTCATCGATAAGACTTTGCTTATTTTTTTCAGAGTCTATCAATAAACTAGGGGTTTTTGACAAGTCTTTATTCACACCCTAATACTCCACACGCCAAAGTACTATTAAAAAAATAAAGTTCATAAAAGTATTGTACTATATTCCAGCCCCACAAGATTGAGGAACACCTCTAGCAATGGCTTTACTCCTGATTTGGATTATCCAAATATGCTTTACATTAGCTCTATTATGGTATCTCTTTTTTCCTGAAAAAAGGGATACCATATTTTTCAAAGTATATTCAGTGTGGATACGTATTAAAAACAAGATTTTCTTTCCAGCTGTTCAGTCAAATAAAAAAAAACTGCTTCAACCTAATGGGTTGTCAAACAGTAAAAGTAACTATATCAAAGCAAACCTAAGCACTATAGCTGTTCTTAGTATAATTTTAGCTTCACCTTCTATCCTTATTCTATTTACTAGAAACAACATTACTCTTGAGGAGTATAGAGCCACTATTAACTTAGATACCGATACAGCTAATTTAATTGCCTCACTTATAAAAGGTGAACAACTAGCCCCCCCACCACCATTACCACCTGATGTGTTCATTACCGCAGAAGTGGAACTTGTGAAACCAAACCTAGCACTAAATTTGGCTAACCGTAATTGGGATGATCTTAATCCTGAATTTCGCCAAAGATTACTTACTGTGTTTAAAATTATGCAAGAAAAATATGGCTACCACATGGTTATGATTGAAGGTTATCGTAGTCCAGAACGACAAAATTACTTAGCTAACCAAGGTGGGCATATAACGAATGCTCGGGCAGGTCAGAGCTATCACCAGTACGGCCTAGCTGCTGACAGTGCCTTTTATCGTAATGGTAAATTAGTTATCTCAGAAAAAGATCCATGGGCTATGCGCGGCTACCAGCTTTATGGAAAAACAGCACAAGAAGTAGGTCTTGTCTGGGGAGGTAGCTGGAAAACTATTAAGGACCTTGGGCATGTGGAGCTACGTAAGCGCTAACTTTGCCTATATGGCTCTACGGTATAAACAATAAGACCTGACTTTATCAGACTGTCGCCTTACGCATTAGTGAGGGTTGGTACACACTATGCACTTAATGATCAGCTGCCCTTCACTGCTGGTATCGATAACCTGTTAAATAGGCATCTGTATCGTTGATGCAATGCGGTGGGCGTGGGTGATCCTCGTACCATTTATGGAGCTGGGACAGCTACCTACAACGAACTGTAATCCCCCCATTTTCCACAGTGCTCATTTTTAGAATTTAAGCTGCCTGTAATAATTGCCGTGGCGGTACTCCTCCGATAGCAGTGTGAGGGCGTTCGTTGTTATAAGTCCAAAGCCATTGTGTAGCAAGTTCTTGAGCCTGTTCAATGCTGTCAAAGATGTTTAAATCTAACCATTCATGACGCACTGTTCGGTTAAAACGCTCAACATAAGCATTCTGTGTCGGTTTGCCTGGTTGAATATACTGCATGGTAATTTGCTGCTCTTTAGCCCAGTCCTTTATTGTTTCAGAGATGTACTCAGGGCCATTGTCACAACGTATTGCGTTTGGCTTACCGCGCCACTCAATGACTTGCTCTAACGATCGAATAACTCGTGCGCTAGGCAAAGATAAATCAACATCTATAGCCAAGCATTCGCGATTAAAATCATCGATGACATTAAAGGTTCTGATGCTGCGGCCACTGGCTAAACTGTCTGACATAAAATCCATTGACCAGACATCGTTAATAGTCGTTGGAACGCACAGCGCGTCAGGCTTATTTCGCTTGATGCGTTTTCTGGGTTTGATACGCAAGTTCAGCTCCAGCTCACAGTAAATGCGGTAAACGCGCTTATGGTTCCATTTAAAACCTTTGACATTACGCAGGTACAAGAAGCATAGGCCAAATCCCCAGCGCTTTTTATTGTCGGTTAATCGAAGCAGCCAATCAGCAATCTGCTCGTTCTCAGCATTAAGCTTGCTTTGATAGTAAAAACAGCTCTCGCTAATACCTAGACAGCTGCAAGCAAGGCGAATGCTGATGGCATGTTTGATTATCGCCTCTCTCGCCATCTCCTTGCGCAGGGATGGCTTTAGAGCTTCCCCTCAAGAGCTTCCAATCGAATCTCAGCTTTAAGGCGCTCTTCCGCATACATTTTTTTGAGCCGACGGTTCTCTTCTTCAAGCTCTTTCATGCGCTTCATGAGCGAAGTGTCCATGCCACCATATTTTGAGCGCCACTTGTAGAACGAAGCTGAGCTAATACCATGCTCACGGCATAGCTCAGGGACT
The sequence above is a segment of the Thiopseudomonas alkaliphila genome. Coding sequences within it:
- the tssG gene encoding type VI secretion system baseplate subunit TssG, giving the protein MSSAQRRIDPSVASRLLKEPYRFHFFQAVRVLEHLLAHNGVRKQDILSKRLRFNNTLSMSFPASEIEKLAAFSSTEAVANDPSEVSTVEITPAFMGMLGVQGVLPAGYTEKLSSRELYQRDPTARAFLDIFTNRAVALFYEAWKKYRLDIQYEMNDEKPSLQLLLALVGLASKNSLQGLSTTKGNVFEQSLAYYAGVFTEKPVAASTIERVLQEHFAVPVRVEQFVGAWYDIPEAQRSKLGAANVQLGKSALLGAQVWQRDLRLRLWIGPIASSQFNQFLPGAEAAEALKKWVTLLTGLTLEYHIQLVLKKESIRQISLSGELGTRLGYDSYLCSEPSKKDRKGANYFINTIT
- the tssF gene encoding type VI secretion system baseplate subunit TssF, which translates into the protein MEDLLPYYERELAFLRHYSRDFAKRYPKIAGRLLMAPGTSEDPHVEHLIEAFALMGARISKKIEDSYPELTESLLDVLYPHYLRPFPACSIAHFDLGNTAAKLTSIVQVPRGTEVLSRPVNGVQCRFRTAYDVQLSPLLISAVKFLPIAKVPTAISLSAQAGAQISVRFSLQGQTASLTALGQETIRLFIDGEPSLCAVLRDALMLNVQQVFVEPEIGKDSWLALSDNPLTLVGMSENESLIDFPARSQPAFRLLTEYFAFPEKFGFFDLDLSSFKDRVGREFSLHFILKDIAPDSVEARLMDVLTKDNFKQSCSPVVNLFSQASDPIHVSQTKSSYPIVADSRRAWAYEIHSIDHVSCIRKTQKGDEVIEYPPFYSLQHGEAPDANESYWVARRNHEVAHKNPGYEMELSMVDIAFDPTTPSIEILSCDVTCTNRDLPSQLAYGIQGGDLVMEGGSLARSISLLRKPTRSWRFDSEGGNQWRLISHISLNQISLLKGGVSALREMLRLYDLPRSTTSASQIDGIVGLEHSPATTWLSGKPFGSIVRGVEIRLTIDESHFIGSGIYVFTKVLEQFFALYGQANSFTQLVLISSNTEEELVRCPVRSGESILV
- the tssE gene encoding type VI secretion system baseplate subunit TssE, with amino-acid sequence MLDKLFDDDIKHVKKDIFKRLSIEEFKESVARDIESLLNNRCVHDERILENYPECQRSLITYGIHDFSNLSLASSFDRDYMCRSLEQALARHERRLKEVRVDLQQDLQSAGALRFSINALLLMHPSHEPISFDAVLQPTTLQYSISRGRRATASN
- a CDS encoding Hcp family type VI secretion system effector translates to MKDIYVKFDGPNIKGESNDKDHAGWIEVNSWSHAISQPKSATSSSAGGHTAERCEHEDMVFEKELDLVSPQLYQACSSGQTFKEITIDFMRADGDGARVKYLEVKLKNAIISSVAPAVEGEGLPVEKFGLKYAAIQWKYTQQKSEGGSGGTAQGAWSLTKNDKTFTA
- the tssC gene encoding type VI secretion system contractile sheath large subunit; amino-acid sequence: MSTQTTETNAVLEPAQESGLLDEIVENSRVAKSDAERERAKDIISVLAREVLEGSVAVSDNLSRTLDARIAELDRLISSQLNEVMHAPEFQKLESSWRGLKYLVDQTSTGTMLKIKVLNATKQELNKDFRSALEFDQSSVFKKIYEEEFGTFGGAPFGALLGDYDIGRQPEDMYFIEQMSHVAAAAHAPFISAADPSFLGLETFTDLGKPRDLAKVFDTVEYAKWKSFRDTEDSRYVALTLPRFLGRLPYDPVDGLATEGFNFVEDVDGTDHSKYLWCNTAYAFGARLTNAFADFGWCAAIRGVEGGGLVEGLPAHTFRTDDGEVALKCPTEVAITDRREKELSDLGFIPLVHCKDTDYAAFFGAQSVQKPRQYNTDSANANAELSAQLQYIFAVSRVAHYLKAMMRDKIGSFASASNVEAFLNNWIAQYVLLDDNATQEAKAQFPLREAEIQVTEVPGRPGVYRAVAFLQPHYQLNELSVSLRLVADLPASAKG
- the tssB gene encoding type VI secretion system contractile sheath small subunit; protein product: MAKKESTQKRLQKVRPPRVQITYDVEVGDAIEQKELPFVVGVLGDFSGNPEQPLPRLRDRKFVNIDPDDFNEVMKGMTPRAAYKVKNTLTGEGEIKVELSFESIEDFSPEAVVQQVEPLRKLQEARSKLADLRNKMAGSEKLEDILNEVLVNTEKLQQLTAEVEQQNGEEE
- a CDS encoding tetratricopeptide repeat protein, which codes for MVQKNVGRLCALFVCTLLGISGCASKSGWKESYESAMSNAQAKEDIKDFQEAKESYLKATEVNPIRAEPWVRLAGIEFSRGNYGQAIVMASEALEREPSDTDSKQEVEAILVASGLRVTISGLERLHDGSGLQGTTKDDAKVLAEKIRAILGEDVVTLEVKALPTKKSRIPRRSAVSSKKAAVQRKIEPSQKQAEGAANYSNPFEFLPQN